One Desulfobulbus oligotrophicus DNA segment encodes these proteins:
- a CDS encoding DNA-3-methyladenine glycosylase family protein, translating into MFFEYGEQETAYLKKKDQALAGVIDEVGHIHREVIPDLFAALIHAIIGQQISTKAHTTVWQRAQTMFAPITPEHIVSLPVDRLQTCGISMRKAVYIHEMAATVLNGSLDLDELHALDDDAVCKRLCTIRGIGVWTAEMLMTFSMQRPDILSWGDLAIQRGLRMLYRHRAITPALFTKYRRRYSPYSTVASLYLWALAGGACSGYTDPAPGKNALKKTGSTPDR; encoded by the coding sequence ATGTTTTTTGAATACGGAGAACAGGAAACAGCCTATCTCAAGAAAAAAGATCAGGCCCTGGCCGGGGTCATTGACGAAGTCGGGCACATCCACCGGGAGGTCATACCCGATCTGTTCGCAGCGCTTATCCATGCGATCATCGGCCAGCAGATCTCCACCAAGGCGCATACAACCGTCTGGCAACGCGCCCAGACCATGTTTGCGCCAATAACACCGGAACACATCGTCTCTCTTCCGGTGGACAGGCTGCAAACCTGCGGCATCTCCATGAGAAAGGCCGTGTACATCCATGAAATGGCCGCAACCGTCTTAAACGGCAGCCTTGACCTGGACGAACTGCACGCTCTGGATGATGACGCCGTGTGCAAACGCCTGTGCACAATCCGCGGTATCGGCGTGTGGACGGCGGAGATGCTGATGACCTTTTCCATGCAGCGCCCGGATATCTTAAGCTGGGGCGATCTGGCTATCCAGCGTGGCCTCAGGATGCTCTATCGACATCGGGCCATCACCCCGGCCCTGTTTACAAAGTACAGAAGGCGATACTCCCCGTACTCCACCGTGGCCAGCCTCTATCTCTGGGCTCTGGCCGGGGGCGCCTGCAGCGGATATACTGATCCGGCGCCCGGAAAGAACGCTCTCAAAAAAACCGGATCAACACCGGACAGATAA
- a CDS encoding saccharopine dehydrogenase family protein, with protein MSHVLIIGAGGVGSVVAHKCAQVPEVFSRITLASRTLSKCEDIARSVKQRTGIRIAVEQVNADDVTATSALIRQLSPDLVLNVALPYQDLPLMDACLATGVDYLDTANYEPPDVARFEYKWQWAYQDSFTEKGIMALLGSGFDPGVTNVFTAWAAKHHFDEIHQLDIIDCNAGDHGQAFATNFNPEINIREITQRGRYFEHGEWVETDPLSWSMTFDFPEGIGPKKCYLMFHEELESLVRNIKGLKRARFWMTFSDQYLTHLRVLENVGMTRIDPVLYQGQEIVPIRFLKAVLPEPASLGPLTKGRTCIGCLMKGIKDGKEKQLYIYNICSHEEAYREVGSQAISYTTGVPAMIGAKMMLQGLWKRPGVWNMEEFDPDPFMHDLNTYGLPWTVVEL; from the coding sequence ATGTCGCACGTTCTCATCATTGGTGCCGGCGGTGTCGGCAGCGTTGTTGCCCATAAGTGCGCCCAGGTGCCGGAGGTCTTCTCCCGTATCACCCTGGCCAGCCGAACCCTGTCCAAATGCGAAGACATCGCCCGATCCGTCAAACAGCGTACCGGCATACGCATTGCCGTGGAACAGGTGAATGCCGACGATGTGACCGCAACCAGCGCTCTCATCAGACAGCTCAGCCCCGACCTGGTTCTCAACGTTGCCCTGCCCTATCAGGACCTGCCGCTGATGGACGCCTGCCTGGCAACCGGCGTTGACTACCTTGATACCGCCAATTACGAACCACCGGACGTGGCCAGGTTCGAGTATAAGTGGCAGTGGGCCTATCAGGACAGCTTTACCGAAAAAGGCATCATGGCTCTGCTTGGTTCCGGTTTTGACCCGGGCGTGACCAACGTGTTCACCGCCTGGGCGGCAAAACATCACTTTGACGAGATCCACCAGCTCGACATCATCGACTGCAACGCCGGAGACCATGGGCAAGCCTTTGCCACCAACTTCAATCCGGAAATCAACATCCGGGAAATCACCCAGCGCGGGCGATACTTTGAACACGGAGAGTGGGTGGAAACCGACCCCCTGTCCTGGTCCATGACCTTTGATTTTCCCGAGGGGATCGGCCCGAAAAAATGCTACCTCATGTTTCACGAAGAGCTGGAATCTCTGGTGCGAAATATTAAAGGGCTTAAACGGGCACGTTTCTGGATGACGTTTTCCGACCAGTACCTCACCCACCTGCGGGTACTGGAAAACGTCGGCATGACCCGGATCGACCCGGTGCTGTATCAGGGGCAGGAGATCGTGCCCATTCGATTTTTAAAAGCGGTTCTGCCCGAACCGGCCTCGCTCGGCCCCCTGACCAAAGGACGAACCTGTATCGGGTGTCTCATGAAAGGGATAAAAGACGGTAAAGAAAAACAGCTCTACATCTACAACATCTGCAGCCATGAAGAGGCCTATCGTGAGGTCGGTTCCCAGGCAATCAGCTACACCACCGGGGTACCGGCAATGATCGGCGCCAAGATGATGTTGCAGGGGTTGTGGAAACGACCCGGTGTCTGGAATATGGAAGAGTTCGATCCAGACCCCTTTATGCATGACCTCAATACCTATGGTCTGCCCT
- a CDS encoding antibiotic biosynthesis monooxygenase family protein produces MIFVLLEVIIKKEGMQQYLALAAALRDELAQAEGFIRSERFQSLTDERKLLSLSVWESEQAVEQWRNTAKHRLSQQQGRAALFDSYTLTVAAKIRSYTKDDRTETPGDSKEFFAGPSSD; encoded by the coding sequence ATGATTTTTGTTCTGCTTGAAGTGATCATTAAAAAAGAGGGGATGCAACAGTACCTTGCCCTGGCGGCGGCTCTGAGAGACGAACTTGCACAGGCCGAGGGGTTTATCCGCTCAGAACGATTCCAAAGCCTGACCGATGAGCGCAAGCTGCTCAGCCTGTCGGTCTGGGAAAGTGAACAGGCTGTGGAACAGTGGCGGAACACCGCAAAACACCGCTTGAGTCAACAGCAGGGCCGTGCAGCTCTGTTCGACAGCTATACGCTGACCGTTGCCGCAAAGATCAGATCGTACACCAAAGACGATCGCACAGAAACACCCGGAGACTCAAAAGAGTTCTTTGCCGGACCCTCTTCAGACTGA